From the Cryptomeria japonica chromosome 2, Sugi_1.0, whole genome shotgun sequence genome, one window contains:
- the LOC131074964 gene encoding uncharacterized protein LOC131074964, whose product MYEAKGLSSTAASHQAILDLQKVLSKVVSQVRTSPTRRNEAFKSDINTRLAILEMKVDSKPGIGQMLGLQVAATAIVQTAPHVFRAVGNMWSSVRNSTKP is encoded by the coding sequence ATGTACGAGGCAAAGGGGCTGAGCTCCACAGCAGCATCTCACCAGGCCATTCTCGACTTGCAGAAGGTTCTTTCTAAAGTGGTATCTCAAGTAAGGACTTCCCCAACGCGCAGGAACGAAGCTTTCAAGTCGGATATAAACACGCGCCTCGCCATACTAGAAATGAAAGTTGATTCAAAGCCAGGGATAGGCCAAATGTTGGGTCTTCAAGTCGCAGCAACCGCAATTGTACAGACCGCTCCTCATGTTTTCAGGGCCGTTGGGAATATGTGGAGCAGTGTGCGGAACTCTACCAA